A window of Rhododendron vialii isolate Sample 1 chromosome 11a, ASM3025357v1 genomic DNA:
AAGATACAAGTGAAAAGCATAATAATTAAAGTTGCATTGGATGAATCTTCTTGGAAGGTAGCTAAGCTTACACATGAATTTAAAAGCTAGCAGCATAAGTTGAATTAATGGATTAGAAGTCTTCTTAGAAGAAGTTCAATCATGATGCCTCCATGAAACCCACTTGGAAATTAagaaatatatacatacaatgAATATAGATGTAGTGGTCATTGTcctccatttttatttttttttgctcaaagCAATATTGGAGAAAACACTAGTATGAGTCTGTCAGGGACACCGGATTAATATTActgctccctccgtcccaaattctttatccggtctgcaaaacggagtgttaaaaataatacaatttttgcaagaaaaaatcaaaaaaatttcaacaacttactagatatcaatgagtattttaaatttgcgaaaaaaatttgaattttttgcattatttttaacactctgtTTTACGAACcgaacaaagaatttgggacggagggagtatattagTATTATATAAGTCGTAATCGGTGGCTCTTAAGAAAGATACATCTTTCTTGCCGTTAAGGTGCgtggaagaaaaataaaactactCCATACTTTTCCTTAATTTCCAGTAGATCGAACTGTATGTTGAAGTGGATATTTTGTCCTAGCTTGGTGATTTTATTAATTTCCAAGTAAACTTgtactggagagagagagagagataggtaGGTACGTAGCGTACGTACTGAGAAAGAGATCGCGCGAGGCCAATAATGGAAGATATTTATTCGACCACTCTTGATGAAACAGTGCCCACTGAGTAACTATCGGCCGGCCTGCAACCAAAGTATACATACATGCATGGTGAGATCAGCCCATATGTGCTTAGAATTCATGATGAGAGTTAGAATTTAGCGAATGccaaacattttaaattttgagaTTATTAGAGGATTTGTCCGGTCGTTAACTGAATCCTAGTATTATTCGAGGTATAAATAAACTAGCCTGAACATCTCGTTATttcaaaaaaagggagtgttAATTTACTAATATACACATAGAAAAGGTGGTGTTACTTCTCAAAACCCCAAGGTCAAGGTCAAGGGTTGAAGGCTTGGTAAAGGCCAAgatccaaaaaaacaagaaaaggtaCCGCAGAATTGTTAAGCttaatttactttcttttttgtttttgaagagAGCTTAATTTACAAACCCAtgaataaactaaacaaaatccgataaaagcaaaacaaaaaacttgcaCAGCCATGGAATGCGAATGGAAGAAAAATTAACCAAGAACAGCATATATTACATACATAAAACTGcaagaaaatttaaaacaacTAAAACCTCAAACAAAGGTAAATAAAAAGCATTTCACAAGATAATCTGCGAAGCAAGTTGGCAATGACAGACCGGAGTGATGCCTAACTTGGAAAGTGACCTGAATACCGATCGGAAGCTGTTTAGTAACCTATGTGGAttattgccgatcaaaaaactATATGGATTATTGCTGATTAGAAGTGTCGCTGTTTAAACTTCCATGATACTATTTCGgatctaaaaatataaaaaaaaataatcaaaatgagattttttgaaatcttttgttgtaaaaaaataatggtTCGACGTAGCCATAACGGAGTGCACTATtgcaaggattttttttttcttttgagatAATCAAACCGTAAActaatgaaaaaagaaagaaggatgaATTCACTATATAAATCGCACATATAAAATGGAACTACGTACAGATAATCTTTACGGATTTTGGCAAGCACATAGCACTAAAAAGGTGAATTATAACAACACCTACAAGATCAAAATTAAACTTGGTTCCCTCTTAGGGCCTGGTTGGAAGGGATATTGTGAAGGGGATACCACAATCCATCCTTTTAGTACCTGGGCCCAGCTATGGACCCGTTTGGCAACTTCATTTGGAGGGGGTTTTATCTTTGGCCCCTCTTCTCTAATACCTGCTAAGATTGACTGAGGGGGTCTTAGCGATGGATAGGGTCTGATCTGTTATTGTGTAATACCTCCTAATTCCCCTCCATTTCGGACGCTTGTACCCCTCGTAATCCCACTTTTCAACCCCAGGTAGCCATTTTAtgagcaaaagcaaaaaaaattaagcgttccaaatttcaattcgtttgaaccggtgaaaatattttagttttttgatcattttatcctaaatggtcataactaaattttgactctaggactcttatTGATTAACACTAAGAAAGtcgtacaaccaaatatcttaaggctaaccaacgagagccttacagtcaaaatttaattatgaccctttagaattaaatgatcagaaaaagaaaatcttctcacccattcaaacagattgaaatttggaacatttaatttttcaacttgcagtttatatattaaaaaatatggttaaaaaattaagtgctccaaatttcaatccgtttgaaccgatagaaagattttaattttctgatcattttattctaaatagttataattaaattttgactctaggactctctttgattagccctaagaaagtcgtacaaCTAAAtatcttaggactaaccaacgagagtcctaaagtcaaagtcaaaatttaattatgatcatttaaaattaaatgatcagaaaaataaaatctttccacccattcaaacggattgaaattcggaacacttaatttttttctcaactttcCCCAAAATCAAGccttgcatttttttcttttttctgtccCTTGAAGCTCAAAAAAGCACgtatttattctaattataatgaaactaacaaattttgtcataaacactgcataagggcaaaaaagtcatttaacagctttttacatcaatcTCCCTTTTTTATACCCCAaattaatcctccatccaaaccaagtactatttaatacccccttcataaacatcacatcaatatgGGTCATCCCATATTAACCAATACCCCATACTATCTAATCttcccttcttacataatacttCCAAATCtaatcccgcatccaaacgagcccttaaGCTCTAACGTTTGAAACCTCTCAAGTGTTATTAACTCTTATGAGACCAATTCATACAGAGCAAAGCCGTAGCTGTAATTGGGCCCCCGAAAGTGGCCGATGAGATAAAATCCCCCAAATTAATTGAAGTGCTCGTAAGTTgtcccaaattttaaaaaaacaaatttaaatttaacttGGGATCACCACTCTTGGTTCCCACGAAACAGTACTAGATAAGAACAACTCTTAAACGTAGAGTATATATCTTTAGGAGCAAATAAATTAAAGATGAAATAGCTGGAGATTTATGAGTAAATTAGGTGATGAATTTGCTAACTTCCCGCATTCTAACACTTTTAATCTTGATAAGTTCAAtgcaaaaagaattttcaaaatttgaccaGAAGATAATACTACTACGTACTGGAGTAAttatgaagaattttttttttttttttttaactcttgcCTCAAAGAGGCTGGCCTTTTAGACTTGCAAATTTACTTCGTCCTTGgtcttagattttttttttttttgatccgcacctTGGTCTTAGGTTACTATAAAATTCTCAAGTGTCATCAATTTCTGTGCATCTGTTCATAAGATTCGCTCCCTGTTCGGCCGCACCTGACATAATATGAACCATTAATTGTCCTGTTAGAAGATGCTAAAATTGACTCcaaaatttttcaaaagggCTTGCGTAAACTATCCCGGACAATTTAAATAATTAGATATTGATATAAATTTAAATCTTTCACGTGTCATTTCGTTATTCTTTTTGTTAACACAAAAGGAATACTTGTGTAAGAAATTTGTTTCACATTggctctgtttttttcttctttttcttttcagagACTAAAATCTGATGGTAAATTAGTTTTTATATACTAGTACTCCTACTAGGAATCCTATTCTTCAGCCTTTGCAAATGACAAATCCTTGAttccctctctttctccctctaaaaggaaaaaactgaccctttctctctctctctctctctctcactaaaaatatattatactataaaaaaagaaactgagGACTTGTTCCCACATGCATACAAATCACAATCACACATAAAGGCCTCCTCACCTTTACCTCTCCACCTCCCACTTGGAATTGAATTTCCCCATTCAAACAAACGCCTCTGAAATCTCTGACCCCATAGTTTACTCACAAAATCTGCATGTTTACGTCCTTTGCTttccaccgtctctctctctctctctctctctctctctaaatgctTCCCAAGGccaacaggagagagagagaatcctaGGGCCCctctccacctctctctctctctctgttttatttttcagtttgTCAAGTTACTTTAATTCAATCAAACAATCTACTGTATTATCCAATTAATTAATTCACACCCCTTCCAATATTATTTATACACTCCCCCTACCTCCCTTTGTTTTTTGTGTTCCTTGAAATCCTAGCAGCACGTCCAAAACCAAACGTCTCTCAAAAGCAGGGCAGAGGTTCTGCCAAAACAGAgttataaagagagagaaacagagagaaaaCATCATGCATATGTTCTGATCCAACTGCTCCCGTTTTGAAGCCAAATCCATTTCGATTCTGTTCTTGTTTTGTTGGTTCGAGTCCAAAAAGGCCGACGAAAATCTGCCAAAAGGGCTGGTCTTGTGTTGTTACAGTTCTGGTGCTCTGTGGTTTTATACCTAAAATCTCCcgtatagatatatatatatatatatatatatatatatctatctatctatgaTGGCCATTCAAGCGCAGCTATACCCGgatagttttgggttttctttgggTGGTTCACAAAATTGGATGGAGAATTCTTATGGGTTCAATGAGTTCTGTTTCAATCTTCAACAGAAACAACAACAGCAGCTGGTGCAGAACCTTCAACAGAAAACCCAAAATCCGTGCTGTGAAACCATGGGGTTGCTTTCTAAAAACAACTTTTATCAACAATCCACGGCTTTTTCTCAGAGCACAGCTGCTCAGGTTGAGAAGCAGGGGCAACAGATTGATCGGTTCATCAGTTTACAGGTCAGAAATCAAAGCATTCACATATACACGATaaagttttgtttttggtgTGATTTTAGAGTTTTTATTAATGATCTAACCGTTGGTGTAATTGTTTCGGGAAACAGAACGAGAGATTGAGATTGCTCTTGCAAGAGCAACGAAGGCAACAGATGGCATTACTTTTGAGGAAATACGAAGAGAAAACAGTGGTTTTACTGAagcaaaaagaggaagaaataGCAAAAGCTATGAACAGAACAATGGAGCTTGAAGACTTCTTGAGAAAAGTTGAGATTGAGAGCCAAACGTGGTACCGATTGGCCACAGAAAACGAAGCGATGGTGGCAAATTTGAATAACACAATCGAACAGCTCAAAGAAAACGGGTGTTTCACCAATGAGGTTGAAGATACAGGGTCATGcttcagaggagagagagatgaagaagCAGAGGAAAACAGAGGTCAGGGACTtggggagagagaaaatcaagaaaagacgGTCTGCAAAAGCTGCAATTTTAGGAATTCGTGTGTTGTATTCCTACCCTGTAGGCACCTCTGTTCATGCAAAGATTGTCAAGTTTCTTTGGATTCTTGCCCAGTCTGTGGGATGGTAAAGAAAGCTAGCATTGAGGCTCTGATTTGATCTTACCAAGAAAAATCACATATTTTCCGGGAAAATGTAGAGAAAGTGTTGGATGGATGGTGAATGAACAATACCCATCTCAATCATGCAGTATCTTTgtcattattttatttattttcctatttGGGGTCTTCTGTTTTTAGATTTGATTCGTGTACTTTTTAGACGACTCCCCACTTGAACAGAAATTACAGGACAAAAGCATCTTTTCCTTTCCTGGTTGGTTTCATCGCTCGTgattgcttttgcttttgtggATTCATTTCGTTCCCCATTTTCCTTTCACTCTTGGGATTGATTTGATTATCCATTCATCTGATACTTCcagttttatttatttcttgcaTTTGGCAGTGCTAAATTAAACAGTGACACAAGGGATGAAAGCAATTTCGGAGGCTGATTTAAGCTTTGGTTTTGGAAAGAGACAGTGATGGTGATGGATCTCTTCTTTGCCTTGGCAAAAAAGTAGGAGTAAGAAATACACCAGTTTGTACTAGTTTTTTGAGACTTGGGAATTGATTTCTTCGTGATAAATACAGTAGTACTTTGTCTTGTCCCTGAAAATAATTTAGTGCTAATAATGGACTGACCTTGATTCCAGAAATTATGGGATCTAGTTTTATGGTTCTAACTCTTGGTCACGAGGGTTAGTTATCCTTCAGTAGTTTAGAAGCAATGCCATGTGGTGTTCTGAATCATTCTAGCATCATACATTCGTGTGAGATTCTTACACTTACTTGTAGATCTCACGAAAATGAATGATGTTAGAGTGTCTTGAACATCCCGTAACAGTGCTCCGAGAGCACAAATTTTAAGGATTACATAATGAGGATTTTGTACCGCATGATTTTTACTGGGTTGGGTCCATTAAGGAGACCCCAGAGCACCCATAACCCATCATGGAATGGGCTTGTGTCCCATCCTGGTGGAATGAATTAGGGATTCACTTAGTCTAGGAAAgagaaaagtagaaaaaaaaaagatgcaacGAGAGTaacagaaaaaagagaggaatgaTTCGAATgaatgagggaaaaaaaaaaaaaaaaaaaggcaaaataaCTTCCCCTTATTCGTTCTTGcaacttttcttttccctttcctacaaagcacccaaaaaaagaaggggggaTGTAGTTattagggagaatttttcataagtccactataccACTTTTCAAACCCGCtaagtccatttctaaattTCAAAACCCCTTAAGTCCACTAACttattagtaaagatataataaccaTGTTTAGACTAATATAcccttattttaaaaaaaatttttgccccgttttttcatttatttcaaaaacatcaatttgaaatttctctATCCCGaaaatttctctccaatccAGTACAAAACCCATTTCCCCTCCCCCccttcccccctcccccccaccATTATTTTTCCAGAAAGAACTATACTTTTCGTGAAAAATCGGAGAAGAATCGAGAAAAGCACTAGATCGCCGTTCTTCACCCAGATTCAGTCGGACATTCTTCTCCGTTCCTCGCCTGTTCTAGTCGGACGCTAATCGCCATTATTCGACCATTCTAGTCGTCTCCGTCACCGTCGTCAAGCACTCGATTGCCGTCGTCACTCCAACAACGAGATCAACGGACGAAAAACAGAGATCAACCCACGTCCCAGACTTCATTCGTCGTCGATCGTCGCCCTTCgtcgcttttgcatatatgtatatatagtttctgatttatataacattatatatgatctactgtctcgtaagacattttatatgatgttctgttgcttctgcatatatgtatatatagtttctgatttatataacattatatatgatctactgtctcgtaagacattttatatgatgttttgttgcttttgcatatatgtttatatagtttctgatttatataacgttatatacaatatactgtctcgtgagacattatatatgatgttctgtcgcttttgcatatatgtatatatagtttctaatttatataacgttatatacgatCTACTATCTCGTGagatattatatatgatgtcctgttcaacaaatatataaggttatatatggttatatcaatgttggtaactgagtccagttcaaggtatatataggaactcattagcaaagcacaattgaacagttaataatatataagttagggttttgattgcgagtagatATGATTATATCAAATTCTGAtcattatatgttctactttattgaattggtccgcgcagcggccttactgacttattatttgtgcagttgttcgaggggtgaagagtattaagttacaTGTGAAATCGACCGTGAAGAAGGCGACGGCgacaaagggaaagaagttacaagatctcctcttcttttttttttcattttttttaaagttagaaAGGACAGAATCTCATGTATAATGTTATAAggctatatgtttattttttgtcacacttattacgtttttttgtgtgtatttatttatgtggcaaaataatacacatataaagttttttgtttgtttttgcattgtaaacatatataagattatttatataCGGTTATCAGAAGTTAGTCAATgaagccgctgcgcggaccaattcaataaagtaaaacatataacgttatatgtgagtttctatgctgtgaaactccaaaaaaataaaacatataacattatatgaaagCTGCTGACTTGTGtacctcccaacaaaaaaagaacatatattgttactcgaagcaagtcattgaggccggatcaattcaataaagtaaaaatataatgttatatgggaGTTTTTATGCagcgaaactccaaaaaaattatagaacatataccattttatgttaatatatgTACGTTTATATGTAAACgtggaatgttatatgttcttgtattataataaaaaaaaaatttcaaaaactcatataacgttaaatgcgagccgatgaatgagtatataacgtaaaa
This region includes:
- the LOC131306751 gene encoding probable BOI-related E3 ubiquitin-protein ligase 2, encoding MMAIQAQLYPDSFGFSLGGSQNWMENSYGFNEFCFNLQQKQQQQLVQNLQQKTQNPCCETMGLLSKNNFYQQSTAFSQSTAAQVEKQGQQIDRFISLQNERLRLLLQEQRRQQMALLLRKYEEKTVVLLKQKEEEIAKAMNRTMELEDFLRKVEIESQTWYRLATENEAMVANLNNTIEQLKENGCFTNEVEDTGSCFRGERDEEAEENRGQGLGERENQEKTVCKSCNFRNSCVVFLPCRHLCSCKDCQVSLDSCPVCGMVKKASIEALI